Proteins encoded by one window of Drosophila melanogaster chromosome X:
- the Cmtr1 gene encoding Cap methyltransferase 1, isoform A, with amino-acid sequence MDEPSDDENSEPTPKKIKREWVKSYSNKAMEMMKKMGYENDKGLGKSNQGRLEPIIAVQQDGRRGFGLKLDTVQSSAGQWDPACEELEIPEPVLWLHNPGSRADAYSLDQLMGHLVTGEKKLTLDGETRYCDPAILHHILNAKTVFDDLNDNEKRRARSRCNPFETIRSSIFLNRAAVKMANIDSMCNFMFTNPRDPAGQTLVAPDELLYFTDMCAGPGGFSEYVLYRKSWEAKGFGFTLRGANDFKLEKFFAASPESFDTFYGVKEDGNIFDESNQDSLNEYIRMHTPQGVHFAMADGGFSVEGQKNIQEILSKQLYLCQFLTALKILRPNGSFVCKVFDLFTPFSVGLVYLMYKCFQQIAIIKPNSSRPANSERYLVCKYKRSDAETAGIVAYLNTVNLMLSDESQLDENDVLEIFNANELAEDEDFLRYIIDSNNAIGKKQIVGLRKIAAFAQNLELKETKQSEVRQECLKRWGLPDKLRQAPENKPTDRLLDELLADWANERSWLSLPATEMKGVASLNATIKNVADWYFVPVGREETNINACSLFLCKSRGNLLRYTEHKKWELVETAFEVQPRSIFFGQIVYEFYGEGRTIQRMAALHIIDGICLGGVDIRRRPYRERVSMCDKFARSLNKPYRKDRTFGALRSKPLFRLQDMGSFFANMRHYVLKDNSQRLGFALDDNKFFVPGGIMMFCELTNNYVSAHSRSRGQLYYFNVRNKESYYKDQIPRNKADEIFASFRFSFSCRLLWKWTDLRQVEELATEDNPKILFRSDFVKFIADKLGHS; translated from the exons ATGGACGAACCTTCGGACGATGAGAACTCGGAGCCCACGCCCAAGAAGATCAAGCGGGAATGGGTGAAGAGCTACTCAAACAAGGCCATGGAGATGATGAAGAAGATGGGCTACGAGAATGACAAGGGTTTGGGAAAGAGCAACCAGGGTCGCCTGGAGCCCATCATCGCCGTTCAGCAGGATGGTCGCCGTGGCTTCGGCCTCAAACTGGACACTGTCCAATCGTCGGCTGGCCAGTGGGATCCTGCCTGCGAGGAGCTCGAGATACCCGAACCGGTGCTTTGGCTCCACAATCCTGGCAGCCGTGCGGACGCATACAGTCTTGATCAGCTGATGGGTCATTTGGTCACCGGTGAGAAGAAGCTGACCCTCGACGGGGAGACACGCTACTGCGATCCGGCCATCCTGCATCACATCCTCAATGCCAAAACTGTATTCGATGATCTCAACGACAACGAGAAACGACGGGCAAGATCCCGATGTAATCCGTTTGAGACGATCCGCAGCTCCATCTTTCTCAACCGCGCCGCCGTCAAGATGGCCAACATCGACTCCATGTGCAACTTCATGTTCACCAATCCCCGCGATCCCGCTGGCCAGACCCTGGTGGCTCCCGATGAGCTTCTCTATTTCACGGACATGTGTGCAG GTCCTGGCGGCTTCTCCGAGTACGTGCTGTACCGCAAATCGTGGGAGGCCAAAGGATTCGGCTTCACACTTCGTGGCGCTAACGACTTTAAGCTGGAAAAGTTCTTTGCTGCCTCGCCGGAGTCCTTTGACACGTTCTACGGCGTAAAGGAAGATGGCAACATATTCGATGAAAGCAACCAGGACTCGCTGAACGAGTATATCCGCATGCATACGCCCCAGGGCGTTCACTTTGCCATGGCCGACGGTGGCTTTTCGGTGGAAGGTCAGAAGAATATCCAGGAGATCCTGTCCAAGCAACTGTACCTCTGTCAGTTCCTTACCGCCCTGAAGATACTGCGGCCGAACGGCAGCTTCGTTTGCAAGGTGTTTGACCTGTTCACACCGTTCAGTGTGGGCCTGGTCTATCTGATGTACAAGTGCTTCCAACAGATTGCCATCATCAAGCCAAACAGCAGCCGTCCGGCAAATTCGGAGCGCTACCTGGTCTGCAAGTACAAACGTTCGGATGCGGAGACGGCGGGCATCGTAGCCTATCTGAACACGGTCAACCTGATGCTGTCCGATGAATCGCAACTGGACGAGAACGACGTCCTGGAAATCTTCAATGCCAACGAGTTGGCCGAGGACGAAGACTTTTTGCGTTACATTATCGATTCAAATAACGCCATTGGCAAGAAACAGATCGTCGGCCTGCGCAAGATAGCAGCATTCGCCCAGAATCTGGAGCTGAAGGAGACCAAGCAGTCGGAGGTGCGTCAGGAGTGCCTGAAGCGCTGGGGACTGCCGGATAAACTGCGCCAGGCACCGGAGAACAAGCCAACGGATAGGCTGCTTGATGAACTCCTTGCTGATTGGGCGAACGAACGCAGCTGGCTGAGTCTGCCGGCCACCGAAATGAAAGGCGTGGCCAGTCTCAATGCGACTATCAAAAACGTTGCGGACTGGTATTTTGTGCCTGTGGGGCGCGAGGAGACAAATATTAATGCATGCAGTCTGTTTTTGTGCAAGTCCCGCGGCAATTTGCTGCGCTACACGGAGCACAAAAAGTGGGAGCTGGTGGAGACCGCCTTTGAGGTGCAGCCGCGCTCGATCTTCTTCGGCCAGATTGTGTACGAGTTCTACGGAGAGGGCAGGACCATTCAGCGAATGGCTGCCCTGCACATTATCGATGGTATCTGCCTGGGCGGCGTCGATATCCGTAGACGTCCGTACCGCGAGCGCGTAAGCATGTGCGATAAGTTTGCTAGGAGTCTAAACAAACCGTACCGCAAGGATCGCACTTTTGGAGCGCTGCGCAGCAAGCCCCTCTTTCGCCTGCAGGATATGGGCAGTTTCTTTGCGAACATGCGCCATTATGTGCTAAAGGACAACTCGCAGAGATTAGGATTCGCGCTGGACGACAACAAGTTCTTTGTGCCCGGCGGCATAATGATGTTCTGCGAGCTGACCAATAATTATGTATCCGCCCACTCGCGGTCTCGTGGTCAGCTGTACTACTTTAACGTGAGAAATAAGGAGTCGTACTACAAGGATCAGATACCCAGGAATAAGGCCGACGAGATCTTCGCCTCGTTTCGGTTTAGCTTCTCGTGCCGCCTGCTCTGGAAGTGGACGGACCTGCGCCAGGTGGAGGAGCTGGCCACCGAGGACAATCCAAAGATCCTGTTCCGCAGCGACTTTGTCAAGTTCATTGCGGACAAGTTGGGCCACAGCTAG